AACTTTGTTAGTAAGTTTCACCAGCAATATGGCGATCGCAAATATATCAATTTTTTTGGAGCAGATACTTATACGGGTGTAATGCTCTGGGCTGAGGCTGTTAAAAAAGCTGGCACGACTGAAAATGAGGCAGTAATTAAGGCACTAGAAGACGGATTAATCTACGATCGCGGCCCTTTGGGTTCTAAGAGTTTTGATAAAACCCACCATGTCAATCACACAATTTATATCCTCAAATCTAATGCAGAGCAGGGGTTTAACTTGGTAGATGGCCCTTATAATAATCTCAGGGCTGTTGACGATCAGGGGCAATGCGATTTGAAGGCTAAGGCTAATACTTCTAAGCAGTTTGTGCCTAAATTTTAATGAAAAATTTAATGCCTTTAAAAGCAAAAAAATTATGGCCGTGTAATGTGGAAGTTTTACCTGTTATGTTGGTCTGTCTGCCTAGTTTATTAATAGGTGAGCAACTTTGGAACAAATTACCCTACTTTTCATAAACGCTTTGACAAGTATTTCACTGTTGCTAATTGTATCTTTAGGTATTGCAGTTACAGTAGGAATGATGGGCGTTATAAATTTAGCTCACGGAGAGTTAGTAACGATCGGCGCTTATACGGTCGTGGTACTAACTCAGGCAAAAGTTCCCTTAGTTATAGCAATGCTAGCCGCGCCCATTGTGTCAGGAATTTTTGGATTAATAATTGAGCGTTTAATTATTCGCAGGCTGTACGGAAGGGTAATTGATACGCTTCTGGCAACTGCGGGATTAAGTATGTTTCTAATTCAAGTTACCAGATTGATGTTCGGGTCAGATAGCCGCAGCGTACAGATGCCTTTGGGTAGTGTAACGATTGGGAATACAGCGATCGCATCCTACCGATTATTAACGATTGTAGTGGCGATCGCTCTAAGCGTTTTCACTTACTTAATCTTCACCCGCACCCGCTACGGATTGGAAGCAAGAGCAGCAATTAGTAACCCTAGTATGGCGGCGGCAGTAGGTATCAACGCCTCACAAGTTAATATGTGGACTTTTGCCTTTGGTTCGGCGCTGGCGGGGATTGCGGGAGCAATGCTAGCCCCTTTCACAGCAGTTACGCCCTCAATGTCTGGCTTATTTATGGCGCGGGCGTTTATGACTTCTTTAGTAGGTGGCCCTGCAATTATATTGGGGACAGCCACTTCAGCGGGAGTTCTTGGCTTAGTCGAGAGTGTCGTTGCTTTTGCAACTACGACTGTATTTGGCCAGGTGGCGTTGTTGGCTTTTTCAGTTTTGCTGCTGCGTGTTTTTCCTAAAGGAATTTCGGGTAATTGGGGAAGGTCGCTTTAATTGTGATTTTAGATTAAGGTCTAAATGCCACAGATGTTTAATCGCCCATAATTATTTATTAAATGCATTTCACTTTATGGCTAAAACTATTTATTTAAATACTTTATTGCAATTTTCTCCAGGTTTGATTTTGCTGGCAGCTCTTTTGCTGCTACCAATAGTCGCCGATCCCTTTACTATCGTCAATTCAACTTATTGGCTGATTTGCGGATTGCTTGCCCTCAGCCTAAGCTTTGTTTGGGGCATCGGGGGAATTTTTAGTTTTGGGCAGACTATTTTTTTTGGGCTGGCTGGTTATACCTACGGTATAGTTAGCCTAAATATTCAGGGAATTGGTGGGACAATTTTAGGTTTACTCGTTGGGATAATAATAGCAGCTTTAGCCGCTACAATTATGGGTTATTTCATGTTTTACGGTCGGGTTGCTAGCTTATACGTTGCTATTATTACTCTCGCTACTACCTTGATATTTTACAACCTATTTGTCAGTACTTCGGGCGCTCAATACCAAATAGGTGAAGCAGCGTTGGGAGGGTTTAATGGTATGCAAAGAGTGCCAACTTTGCTGGATTTAGATATTACCTTCACCTATTGGCTAGTTACCGCTATTTCCGTAGTGGCTTTCGCATTGCTTGTGTCGCTGCGGCGCACTCGTTTTGGTCGGGTATTTAATGCAGTACGAGTGAACGAAGAACGCACGGAGTTGCTAGGTTATGATGTGCGCGGGTTAAAACTTACAGGGTTTGTAATTGGGGGAGCGATCGCGGCTTTAGCAGGAGTCTTGCATACCTCTTGGGGAAACACTATTAACCCAACAGTTTTTAACTTAGATCAAGCGACTCTAGTGGCAATTTGGGTAATGGTGGGAGGACGAACTAAACTTTGGGGTGCTTTTCTGGGTGCAGCACTCATCCAGTCTTTTTCCAACTTTTTGGGTACAACAGCCCAGTACGCAACCCCGTTAATTTTGGGTGCAACCTTAATCGCGCTCGTGCTTTTCCTACCCGAAGGAATTGCGCCCGCGATTGAAAAACTATGGCAGCAAGTTTTCCCTATAAATTGCCAGGTTGACTTACCTTTGTCTACGCCCATCTCTCTAGTAGATACACCGCTGGAAATTAATAAATCCTACGAAATTCTCATAGCTAAAAATCTTAAGCGTAAATTTGGTAATTTTTGGGCAGTTGATGGCGTAGATCTTGAGTTTAAAACAGGACAACCTTACTGCATAATTGGCCCTAATGGAGCGGGTAAATCAACCTTTTTCAACTTGCTCACAGGTCGCCTGAGAGCAACTGGTGGACAGGTGATTTATGATGGCGAGGATGTCACCGCGTTAATGCCTTTTGAGCGTGCTAGGCGGGGAATCAGTATCAAGCTGCAAATTCCTAATATTTACAATGAGTTAAGCGTATATGAAAACCTCTGGCTGGCAGCAGCTATTCGCTACCCTAATTTAGTAGAAAAACACGCCAAAATGGCTCAAATTGTGGACGAAATTGGGCTGCGCGATCGCCTCAATACTCGCGCAGGCGAACTTTCACATGGCGAAAAACAATGGCTAGAAATTGGCATGGCGGCGGTGACAGACCCCAGGCTAATATTGCTAGATGAGCCAACGGGCGGTATGAGTCGCGGGGAAACCCTAAAAACAGTTGAACTTGTCAATAAATTGGCTAATAATTCTACAGTAATTGTAGTTGAACACGATATGGAATTTGTTCGCCAACTTGGTGCGTTTACTACGGTATTTGCTCAAGGTAAAGTATTAGCAACGGGAACGATAGAAAACATCCAGCAAGATGAGCGCGTAATTGAAGTTTATCTGGGAAAAGCTCATGTTTAGCGTTGATAATCTTTCCTCGGGTTACGGTTCAACTCAAGTTCTCAGGGGAGTTAATTTAAATGTGGCGGATGGTTCTATTGTTGCGGTTTTGGGCCGTAATGGGGTTGGCAAAACAACGCTATTAAAGACCATTATCGGATTAGTACCTATAACTACAGGGAAAATTAGTATTAGCAACGTTGACCTCACCCATTTGCCAGCGCATCAAAGGGTGCGTCGTGGAATTAGTTATGTCCCCCAAGGTCGAGAAATTTTTGCTTCGCTATCTGTGCGCGAGAATATTATTTCTGGTCAGTATGGGAGAAAAAAATCTGATAACACCAGCATGGAGTGGCTGCTTGATATTTTCCCGATGCTGAAACCAAAGCTGAATGAAAGAGGCGATCGCTTATCTGGTGGTCAACAGCAGCAACTAGCGATCGCACGCGCTTTAGCATCCCGTCCCAAAATTTTACTACTTGATGAACCTTCTGATGGCATTCAGCCATCCATCGTGCTTGAAATTACTCATAAACTTAAGGAAATCAATATTTTATTTGGAACGACCATAATCCTAGTGGAACAAAATTTAGAGGTTGTTCAGTCTCTAGCACAGCAAGTTTATATCATGGTCAAAGGCGAGATTATTGACAGCATCGCCACAGATAAACTCACCTTTGATAGCCCTATTCTACGCGAACACTTAGGCGTTTGACTGCGCTTATTAGCATCAAGGACTGGTGATTTTTTTAGCGTTCTATTGCTGCAACTTCCTTGGGTACAGCATCAGTTAATACCTCATGTCCTTCTGCGGTAACTAATACATCATCCTCAATCCGAATTCCAATTCCGCGCCATTTTTCATCTACCTCTGGTTGTCCTTCGGCTGGTTTGATATTCTGTGCGATATAAATTCCAGGTTCTACTGTTAGCACATGTCCAGGTTGTAAACTTTGCCAGACTTCTTCACCGTGCTTATAAACCCCAGCATCATGCACGTCTAACCCTAGCCAATGTCCGGTGCTGTGCATATAAAAAGGTTTGTACTTCTCCTCTTTGATAATTTCGTCAATATTACCAGCTAGGAGTCCTAAATCAATTAAACCTTGAACCAAAACGCGCACTGCTGTATCGTGAATTAGATTATAAGGATTGCCAGGTTTAACTTGCGCGATCGCTTGTAGTTGCGCCTCTAAAACCAACTCGTATATCGCCTTTTGTTCTGGCGTAAATTTGCCGCCTACTGGAAATGTGCGAGTAATGTCAGCGTTGTAGTAATCGTATGCACAACCCGCATCAATTAACAGCAACTCGTTATCCAGCATCTGCCGATTATTCTCGATGTAGTGCAGCACGCAGGCATTAGCGCCAGATGCCACAATTGAGGGATAAGCTGGCCCCATTCCGCCCCGCAGGCGAAATATGTGTTCGAGTTCGGCTTGAATTTCGTATTCGTAACGCCCTGGTTGCGTAAATTCACGGACGTGGTTGTGCGCTTCAACCGAGATTTCTGCCGCTTTTCGCATTAACTCCAACTCAGCGGGACTTTTCACCAGTCGCATCGCATGAACGATGGGGTTTGTGTCTTCAATAGCAATTGGCCCATACCCCCGTTTGGGATAACCCGCCATTAAGTTTTGCCAGTGTTTGAGGATCTTGTCATTGAAAGGGCGATCGCGTCCTAAATGGTAATAAATTCGCTCCGCTTTTTCCAAATATAGCGGTAAGTTCTTATCTAGTTCGCTAATCGGATACGCTTCATCAGCCCCATATCGTTCCTTCGCCCCTTCCACTCCAACTCGGTATCCCGTCCACGTTTCCTTCACCGGATCTTTCGGCTGGACGAACAAAATGAATCGGTGTTTATCGTGATGCGGTGCTAAAACTGCTACTGCTTCTGGTTCGTTAAACCCCGTCAAGTAGTAAAAATCGCTATCTTGTCGAAAAACGTACTCGACATCGTTGTGCATCACAGCCATTGGCGCACTGCGAAATATAGCAGTTCCTCTGCCAATCTTAGCCATCAACTGTTCGCGGCGTGAAACGTAGCTATCCCTTAGTGACTCGCGGTATTCTGCTTGCATGCTCCCCTAGCTTTGTTTTCTTAACATCTTTACAAACCACTTTTTACCTTGTTAAAACTATATACCTCCTAGTTTTAACAAGGTTAGTGTTTAGAATTAATTCTATATTCATCTGTCTTGCGAAAGATTTTAAAGTTATCGGTAAAATAAATTTTATTGCTTATTAATTAGGTTAAATAATATACTTTTTAAGCATTTTTGCTGAAGCAAACCAAAAATTTATTAAAGAAGATAGTAGAAGTCAAGACAAAAAGCAACAATGGCTCACTTTCCCATACTGGAATACGATAGCGTCACCGATGCAAAGGTGAAAGCAGTTTACGAGGAAATTATGGCAGAACTGGGGTTTGGCATCATCCCCAATTTGTTTAAATCGATGGCTACAAACCCAGACGTACTGGAAGCCAACTGGAAAAAGTTCCGCGCTACAATCTTACAAGGGGATGTGCCTCGCACGCTCAAGGAAATGGTTGGTGTTGCCATCTCGCAAGCTAACAACAGTCCCTATGCCCTAAACGTTCACCTGCATGGATTATCAGCCTTGGGGATGAGCGAGGAAGTTCTCAAGACGTTAGTCTCAGACTTTGTTGCTTGCCCGCTACCCGAACGAGAAAAAGCTGTCATTAGCTTTGGTTTAAGGGCTGGTACAAAGCCCCATGAGTTGACGGCTGCGGATTACCAACAACTAAAGGATTTGGGGCTGGATGAGTCAGAAATTTTTGAGATTATAGCAACAGCAGATTTATTCGCCAGCGTCAATCGATATACAGATGCGATCGCCCTCGAAATTGACTCCTTATAAAATGCTGTGATTTTCTTCAGGGTGCAACTCGTTGGCTTGTTCCGAATGATGCGTTCATTCGTCGCCCTTCCAGACAATGATTTTACTTAATGGGCAACACTCCGCATGAACACTTTACCTCGGGCTATTAATGGCAATGGGCTGGATAATCTCGATCGCGAACAACTGTTGCTGACAGCCCGCCGCCTGCTTGCAGAAGCCCAAGCACTTTCTTCGCGCATCGCCGCCGTCAATGAAATTGCCACAGTAATTAACCGTTCTCTGAACTTAGATGAAATTTTGCGAGTAGTGGGCAAACAAGCTAAATGGTTGTTAGATTTTGAACACCTTAGCGTCTATCTTTGCAAGAATGATTCCTGTCGCTTCATTCAACTTTTTGGCCCTCGTGTAGACTTTGATGAATCCGCGATCGCAGATAGCAGTCCTGTGAATAAAGCCATCAAAACCAATCAATCACAACTGATCCGCGAAGGTTCTGCAAACGATTTTCTCAAGCCTTATGCCTCGCAGATTATCATCCCATTGGGAAGCGATCGCCAAGTTATGGGTACGATCAATTTTGCCACAACACTACGGTCGGTTTACACTCTAGAAGACGTGCGTATCGGCTATTTACTGGCTGTGCAAGTATCAGCAGCTATCCGCAACGCTAATTGTTTTGAAGAGTTAAATCTCCTGTATGCCCAAATAAATTCCGAAAAACGCAATTCTGAGCACCTGCTCTTAAACGTACTTCCAGCCAATATTGCCGATGAATTGAAGCGTACTGGCAAAGTCAAACCAGTTCATTATGAATCAGCTTCTGTTATATTTACGGACTTCAAAAACTTTACTAAATTATCCGAATATTTAACACCCCAAGAGCTAGTAGATGAACTAGATTATTGTTTTTCTTCCTTCGATATGATTATCGATGCACACAATTTGGAGAAATTGAAAACAATTGGGGACAGTTATATGTGTGTTGGGGGGATTCCTACTCCTAACCAAACCCATGCAATTGATGCCATCCTAGCCGCCCTACAAATTCAAGCTTTTATGCAATGGCGCAAGCTAGAGAAGCAGCAGAACAATCAACCCTACTGGGAAATCCGCATTGGCATCCACTCAGGGCCATTACTAGCGGGTACAATTGGCCATAAGAAGTTTGCTTACGATGTTTGGGGCGATACTGTTAACATTGCATCTCGAATGGAATCATCGGGTCTTCCTGGATGCATAAATATTTCCCAAGCAACTTATGAGTTAGCAAAGGATTTCTTTGAGTGTGAATATCGTGGGAAGATTAATGCCAAAAATAAAGGTGAAGTCGATATGTATCTTGTCACCGGGATTAAAGAAGGATTGTCATTAACTTCAAGGCGTTTGATACCAAATGATGAGTTTAATAACCTGTATTTGGCAATCACATAGATGCTAGGGAATGGTGGTTGTGGAATTCAATGACCCCATACCCGATACCCCATTCCCAATTACCAACCCCGATCTTAAAACTTGTAACTCAAAACTGCGATCGCGCTTCCATTACCAGCAATATCGGCTGGCTTAATACTTATCGTGTCACTAGCGACGCGACGCACGTTCATTCCATTCGCCAATCCTAGAAACTCATCTAACGAGGCAAGATCGCAGCTATTGGCATCAGCAGCCTGCGTGCGGTAATGCGTAGGAATCACCAGTTTTGGGTTAAGAGCTTGCACAGCCTGCATCGCTTCTTCAGCCTTGTAGGCTTTAGGTCCACCCCCGACAGGAACCAGCACCACATCGGGGCGCCCCATTAAGATTTTTTGTTCGACCTCAATCGGCGCAGCAGCTCCGCCTAAGTGGAGAATATTGATTCCCCCTTGGGTCCAGCGCCAAGCAACATTAGTTCCAAATCTGCGCCCGCCCTCGCGATCGTGGTTTAAACTAATTCCTTGGAGTTGCAGACCCTCCACCTTATACGCGCCCGGTTCGTAAAGGAACTTCGGCTCACCAGGCAGATCTTCAATAGCTC
This genomic stretch from Microcoleus sp. FACHB-831 harbors:
- a CDS encoding carboxymuconolactone decarboxylase family protein: MAHFPILEYDSVTDAKVKAVYEEIMAELGFGIIPNLFKSMATNPDVLEANWKKFRATILQGDVPRTLKEMVGVAISQANNSPYALNVHLHGLSALGMSEEVLKTLVSDFVACPLPEREKAVISFGLRAGTKPHELTAADYQQLKDLGLDESEIFEIIATADLFASVNRYTDAIALEIDSL
- a CDS encoding branched-chain amino acid ABC transporter permease encodes the protein MTSISLLLIVSLGIAVTVGMMGVINLAHGELVTIGAYTVVVLTQAKVPLVIAMLAAPIVSGIFGLIIERLIIRRLYGRVIDTLLATAGLSMFLIQVTRLMFGSDSRSVQMPLGSVTIGNTAIASYRLLTIVVAIALSVFTYLIFTRTRYGLEARAAISNPSMAAAVGINASQVNMWTFAFGSALAGIAGAMLAPFTAVTPSMSGLFMARAFMTSLVGGPAIILGTATSAGVLGLVESVVAFATTTVFGQVALLAFSVLLLRVFPKGISGNWGRSL
- a CDS encoding aminopeptidase P N-terminal domain-containing protein, yielding MQAEYRESLRDSYVSRREQLMAKIGRGTAIFRSAPMAVMHNDVEYVFRQDSDFYYLTGFNEPEAVAVLAPHHDKHRFILFVQPKDPVKETWTGYRVGVEGAKERYGADEAYPISELDKNLPLYLEKAERIYYHLGRDRPFNDKILKHWQNLMAGYPKRGYGPIAIEDTNPIVHAMRLVKSPAELELMRKAAEISVEAHNHVREFTQPGRYEYEIQAELEHIFRLRGGMGPAYPSIVASGANACVLHYIENNRQMLDNELLLIDAGCAYDYYNADITRTFPVGGKFTPEQKAIYELVLEAQLQAIAQVKPGNPYNLIHDTAVRVLVQGLIDLGLLAGNIDEIIKEEKYKPFYMHSTGHWLGLDVHDAGVYKHGEEVWQSLQPGHVLTVEPGIYIAQNIKPAEGQPEVDEKWRGIGIRIEDDVLVTAEGHEVLTDAVPKEVAAIER
- a CDS encoding adenylate/guanylate cyclase domain-containing protein is translated as MNTLPRAINGNGLDNLDREQLLLTARRLLAEAQALSSRIAAVNEIATVINRSLNLDEILRVVGKQAKWLLDFEHLSVYLCKNDSCRFIQLFGPRVDFDESAIADSSPVNKAIKTNQSQLIREGSANDFLKPYASQIIIPLGSDRQVMGTINFATTLRSVYTLEDVRIGYLLAVQVSAAIRNANCFEELNLLYAQINSEKRNSEHLLLNVLPANIADELKRTGKVKPVHYESASVIFTDFKNFTKLSEYLTPQELVDELDYCFSSFDMIIDAHNLEKLKTIGDSYMCVGGIPTPNQTHAIDAILAALQIQAFMQWRKLEKQQNNQPYWEIRIGIHSGPLLAGTIGHKKFAYDVWGDTVNIASRMESSGLPGCINISQATYELAKDFFECEYRGKINAKNKGEVDMYLVTGIKEGLSLTSRRLIPNDEFNNLYLAIT
- a CDS encoding ATP-binding cassette domain-containing protein, with the translated sequence MAKTIYLNTLLQFSPGLILLAALLLLPIVADPFTIVNSTYWLICGLLALSLSFVWGIGGIFSFGQTIFFGLAGYTYGIVSLNIQGIGGTILGLLVGIIIAALAATIMGYFMFYGRVASLYVAIITLATTLIFYNLFVSTSGAQYQIGEAALGGFNGMQRVPTLLDLDITFTYWLVTAISVVAFALLVSLRRTRFGRVFNAVRVNEERTELLGYDVRGLKLTGFVIGGAIAALAGVLHTSWGNTINPTVFNLDQATLVAIWVMVGGRTKLWGAFLGAALIQSFSNFLGTTAQYATPLILGATLIALVLFLPEGIAPAIEKLWQQVFPINCQVDLPLSTPISLVDTPLEINKSYEILIAKNLKRKFGNFWAVDGVDLEFKTGQPYCIIGPNGAGKSTFFNLLTGRLRATGGQVIYDGEDVTALMPFERARRGISIKLQIPNIYNELSVYENLWLAAAIRYPNLVEKHAKMAQIVDEIGLRDRLNTRAGELSHGEKQWLEIGMAAVTDPRLILLDEPTGGMSRGETLKTVELVNKLANNSTVIVVEHDMEFVRQLGAFTTVFAQGKVLATGTIENIQQDERVIEVYLGKAHV
- a CDS encoding ABC transporter ATP-binding protein, with the translated sequence MFSVDNLSSGYGSTQVLRGVNLNVADGSIVAVLGRNGVGKTTLLKTIIGLVPITTGKISISNVDLTHLPAHQRVRRGISYVPQGREIFASLSVRENIISGQYGRKKSDNTSMEWLLDIFPMLKPKLNERGDRLSGGQQQQLAIARALASRPKILLLDEPSDGIQPSIVLEITHKLKEINILFGTTIILVEQNLEVVQSLAQQVYIMVKGEIIDSIATDKLTFDSPILREHLGV
- a CDS encoding MBL fold metallo-hydrolase → MKRRELMRYAGAGLLAAMGTGLTSGFRSYQAATPSGSLSVQWLGHTCFLFSGSGLKVLVNPFRKLGCTAGYRSPKVASDVVLISSQMLDEGAIEDLPGEPKFLYEPGAYKVEGLQLQGISLNHDREGGRRFGTNVAWRWTQGGINILHLGGAAAPIEVEQKILMGRPDVVLVPVGGGPKAYKAEEAMQAVQALNPKLVIPTHYRTQAADANSCDLASLDEFLGLANGMNVRRVASDTISIKPADIAGNGSAIAVLSYKF